In a single window of the Bactrocera dorsalis isolate Fly_Bdor chromosome 2, ASM2337382v1, whole genome shotgun sequence genome:
- the LOC105233150 gene encoding uncharacterized protein LOC105233150, with protein MENQEMRTKTESATQEQLQHYVMFCKQHPELQRGKLTPTNPQGLQILWSELADTLNALKGLTRSAVKWREALLHWKHQLRSRARKIKAHAQPTGGGPPIKGITEFEEQAITIFGAAAVDGLPGVGTLGHQVLPPLHLNTEPVPVQAPASSPTVTSPAPAPSPTVTSPAPALPAFSKNFSSSPSPQNLSSSSLSPLMLPSPMPSPTYIPSEGNLTAAKMLGAVLKKNEGP; from the exons atggaGAATCAAGAAAT GCGTACAAAAACCGAAAGTGCAACTCAGGAGCAGCTGCAACATTATGTAATGTTTTGCAAGCAGCATCCTGAGTTGCAACGGGGGAAGCTAACTCCGACCAACCCTCAAGGGCTGCAAATACTTTGGTCGGAGTTAGCAGATACCTTAAATGCCTTAAAAGGTCTAACTCGGTCGGCAGTCAAATGGAGGGAG GCCTTATTGCATTGGAAACATCAGTTGCGATCGCGAGCGCGCAAAATTAAGGCACATGCGCAACCGACTGGTGGAGGCCCTCCGATAAAAGGAATAACGGAGTTCGAGGAGCAAGCCATTACAATCTTTGGGGCAGCAGCGGTGGATGGATTGCCGGGTGTTGGGACTTTGGGTCACCAg GTTTTGCCGCCGTTGCATTTAAATACAGAACCAGTCCCCGTTCAAGCTCCAGCTTCCTCCCCAACAGTCACATCGCCTGCTCCAGCGCCCTCACCAACAGTCACATCGCCTGCACCAGCTCTTCCTGCTTTCTCAAAAAACTTTTCTTCCTCACCATCACCTCAAAATTTGTCCTCTTCTTCCTTATCTCCTCTCATGTTACCGTCTCCTATGCCATCGCCTACTTACATCCCTTCTGAAGGTAATTTGACTGCAGCGAAGATGCTTGGAGCAgtgctaaaaaaaaatgaaggacCGTGA